From the Clostridium putrefaciens genome, one window contains:
- a CDS encoding efflux RND transporter permease subunit: MKKFGAFISKHRNIVLIVAILLSILSVFGMINTKINYDVLTYLPQDLDSMKGQNILDDTFASASLSMLIMDDAEPKEVSRIKEKVQTIDGVESVLWIDDVLDISIPKEILPEDVRGALYSKDSTMMVIKYKEGSSSEVTQKAITDIRKVMDEKSFLSGLSAIVKDTKDLSDKQTPIYVLIAVVLSTIVLALTMESVIIPFIFLASIGFAILYNFGSNIFLGEVSYITKALAAVLQLGVTMDYSIFLLHRYEEEKLKIEDKEEAMAEAIANTIAAISGSSLTTIAGFLALCAMELALGKDIGIVMAKGVLLGVICTVTILPALVLYFDKAIHRFNHKTILPEFTKVADYVTNHYKFIVVIFVIAFIPAIYGANNAKVYYNLDESLPKDMESVVALNKLKEDYNMTTTHMIVVKDDLPQYKKKEMADRIEKVEGIEKVLSYDKLIGGSIPESFVPEDIKANFKKDGYNLIVANSIYKAAQDEENAQVDEIINIAKEYDGNAMVSGEGPLTKDLIRIAESDFKRVNVVSIAAIFAIIFGVFLSFSLPLILVLSIELAIFINLGIPYYTGTALPFISNIVIGTIQLGATVDYAILLTSRFKEEIGNGYDKIEAMKISVQGSAKSIVTSALTFFAATAGVALISDMELIKSLCFLMARGAIISMVVIIFILPSILIVSEKFIGFTTKGWKQNKNEKENVELSA, from the coding sequence GTGAAGAAATTTGGTGCATTCATATCAAAGCATAGAAATATAGTGCTTATAGTAGCAATACTTTTATCAATTTTATCAGTTTTTGGTATGATAAATACAAAAATAAATTATGATGTTTTGACTTATTTACCACAAGATTTAGATTCTATGAAAGGTCAAAATATTTTGGATGATACATTTGCAAGTGCATCTTTATCTATGCTAATTATGGATGATGCAGAACCTAAAGAGGTATCTAGAATAAAAGAAAAGGTTCAAACAATTGATGGAGTAGAGAGTGTACTTTGGATAGATGATGTCCTAGATATATCTATTCCAAAGGAGATATTACCAGAGGATGTAAGGGGAGCGCTTTATAGCAAAGATTCTACAATGATGGTAATAAAGTATAAAGAGGGAAGTTCCTCAGAGGTTACACAAAAGGCTATAACAGATATAAGAAAAGTAATGGATGAAAAAAGCTTTCTAAGTGGATTATCAGCTATAGTAAAAGATACAAAGGACCTTTCGGATAAACAGACTCCTATTTATGTGTTAATTGCAGTAGTTTTATCTACAATAGTTTTAGCGCTTACTATGGAATCTGTAATTATACCATTTATATTTTTAGCCTCCATTGGATTTGCAATCTTATATAACTTTGGAAGTAATATATTCTTAGGTGAGGTTTCATATATAACAAAAGCCTTGGCAGCAGTACTCCAGTTAGGGGTAACTATGGACTATTCAATATTCTTATTGCACAGATATGAAGAAGAAAAGCTTAAAATAGAGGATAAAGAAGAAGCTATGGCAGAGGCAATAGCAAATACCATAGCAGCTATATCGGGAAGTTCTCTTACAACTATAGCCGGTTTCCTTGCACTTTGTGCTATGGAATTAGCTCTTGGAAAAGATATAGGAATTGTAATGGCTAAAGGAGTATTACTTGGAGTAATATGTACGGTAACTATTTTACCGGCCTTAGTTTTATACTTTGATAAAGCTATACACAGGTTCAATCATAAAACCATATTGCCTGAATTTACAAAGGTTGCAGATTATGTAACTAATCACTATAAGTTTATTGTTGTTATATTCGTTATAGCTTTTATACCAGCAATTTATGGAGCTAATAATGCAAAGGTGTATTACAACTTAGATGAGTCATTACCTAAAGACATGGAATCAGTGGTAGCTTTAAACAAGCTTAAGGAAGATTATAATATGACAACTACACATATGATAGTTGTAAAAGATGATTTGCCGCAGTACAAAAAGAAAGAAATGGCAGATCGAATAGAAAAGGTTGAAGGAATAGAAAAAGTTTTATCTTATGATAAATTAATAGGTGGATCAATTCCAGAAAGCTTTGTACCAGAAGATATAAAAGCAAACTTTAAAAAGGATGGATACAACTTAATAGTTGCAAATTCTATATATAAAGCAGCACAAGACGAAGAAAATGCTCAAGTGGATGAAATAATAAATATCGCAAAAGAGTATGATGGAAATGCTATGGTATCAGGCGAGGGACCTTTAACTAAAGACCTAATTCGGATAGCTGAGAGCGATTTTAAAAGAGTAAATGTAGTTTCAATTGCAGCTATATTTGCCATAATATTTGGAGTGTTTTTATCTTTTTCATTACCACTTATTTTAGTATTGTCAATTGAACTTGCTATATTTATAAATCTTGGAATTCCGTACTACACAGGTACAGCACTTCCTTTTATCTCAAATATAGTAATCGGAACTATACAGCTAGGAGCAACTGTAGACTACGCTATTTTACTTACATCTAGATTTAAAGAGGAAATTGGAAATGGATATGACAAGATAGAAGCTATGAAAATATCTGTACAAGGTTCAGCAAAATCTATAGTAACAAGTGCTCTTACATTTTTTGCAGCTACTGCAGGAGTAGCACTTATATCAGATATGGAACTTATAAAGAGTCTATGCTTTTTAATGGCTAGAGGAGCTATTATAAGTATGGTTGTAATAATATTTATATTACCATCAATATTAATAGTTTCAGAAAAGTTTATAGGGTTTACAACTAAAGGG
- a CDS encoding TetR/AcrR family transcriptional regulator, whose product MNKVIKKDETKSKSESNKRIKEKDLYSAAYELFTTKGFQNTAIDDIVKKAGVAKGTFYLYFKDKYDIINKIILQKSSSVIKEAMEKTEEKSFDNFIDMFLFHVDYIIEYFKENKLMLKIINKNFSWGVYRRAIMKPEQHEEMRRVVDIFIVNMELRGTDEKESEKILFMIIELIGSVCYSSIILEEPYDMDTMKPILFKTIKKMLEV is encoded by the coding sequence ATGAATAAGGTAATTAAAAAGGATGAAACAAAAAGCAAGTCAGAAAGTAACAAAAGAATAAAAGAAAAAGATTTATATAGTGCGGCTTATGAACTTTTTACTACAAAGGGATTTCAAAATACTGCTATAGACGATATTGTTAAAAAGGCTGGAGTAGCAAAGGGAACATTTTACCTGTATTTTAAAGACAAATATGACATAATAAATAAAATTATACTTCAAAAGAGTTCTAGTGTTATAAAAGAGGCTATGGAAAAAACAGAAGAAAAGTCTTTTGACAACTTTATAGATATGTTTTTATTTCATGTGGATTATATAATAGAATACTTTAAAGAAAATAAACTTATGCTTAAGATTATAAATAAGAACTTTTCATGGGGTGTATATAGAAGAGCTATAATGAAGCCTGAACAACATGAAGAAATGAGACGAGTAGTAGATATATTTATAGTTAATATGGAGTTACGTGGTACTGATGAAAAAGAATCCGAAAAAATTCTATTTATGATTATAGAACTTATAGGAAGTGTTTGTTATAGCAGTATCATACTTGAAGAACCTTATGACATGGATACTATGAAACCTATTTTATTTAAAACCATAAAAAAAATGTTAGAAGTTTAA